The DNA window GCCGCCCTGGGGGTGCTCGGCCTCGCCGCGGCCGGCCTCTCCGCGGTCGCCCCGAACCCGTGCGACGTGGAGACCGCCTACCACTGCGCCCGGGTCGAGGCGGACGGGCAGCGGGCCCAGGGGCGCACGCTCTACCTGAACTCCGCCGAGCACTCCTACGTGGACCTGGCCGACCCGACCCACCTGAAGTACGCGTACACCCAGTGGATCGGCCTGGTCGCGGACGTGGCGCGGCCGGCGAAGCAGCCGGTGGACGCGCTGCACCTGGGTGGCGGCGGCTTCACCATGCCGCGCTACCTGGCCGCGACCCGGCCGGGCAGCGACAACCTGGTCTTCGAGATCGACGGCGCCCTGGTCGAGCTGGACCGGCGGGAGCTGGGCGTGCGCACCGGGCCGCGGCTGCGCGCCCGGGTGGGGGACGCGCGGGTGCTGCTCGGCGCCGAGCCCACCGACAGCCGGGACCTCATCGTCGGCGACGCCTTTGGTCACCTGGTGGTGCCGTGGCACCTGGCCACCCGGGAGATGGCCGCCGACATCCGCCGGGTGCTCCGGCCGGACGGGATCTACGTGCAGAACGTCATCGACTACCCGCCGGACCGGTTCATCCGCGCCGAGCTGGCCACCGTGGCGGCCGAGTTCCGCAACGTGGCGCTGATCGCCCCGCCCGGCGCGATCGCCGGGCAGCACGGCGCGAACTTCCTCATCGTGGCCTCCGACGCGCCGCTGCCGCTGGCCGACGTCCCGGCGCGGCTGCGGCTGCTCACCGAGCCGGCGAAGCTGCTGGACGGGGGGAAGGTGGCCGAGTTCGTCGGGGACGCGCTGGTGCTCACCGACGACTACGCGCCGGTGGACCAGCTCCTCGCGACCGCCTGATCGGGTGACTTCGCTGACCGATTTCGACCCATGAGGTGTACGAGGGCCCACCTCGGGCAACTGGACCGACCATGGGTGCAGCGGTCAGGAACGGCGCGCAGCTGCTCGGCGAGCGGTACCGGCTGGTCGAGCAGCTCGGCGCGGGGGGCATGTCGGTCGTCTGGCGCGGCTACGACGAGGTGCTCGGACGGCAGGTGGCGATCAAGGTGCTGGCCTCGCGGCTGGCCAGTGACAAGGCGTTCCGGCACCGGATCCGGATCGAGGCGCAGGCCGCCGCGCGGCTCTGCCACCCCAACATCACCAACGTGTACGACTACGGGGAGTCCGAGCAGGTCGGGCTGACCGTCCCGTACGTGGTGATGGAGTTGGTCGACGGCGGCCCGCTGAGCAGCCGGCTCGGCCGGGGCGGGCAGCTGCCCTGGCGGGAGGCGCTGACGATCGGCGCGGAGGTGGCGTCCGCGCTGGCCACCGCGCACGCCCGGGGCGTGGTGCACCGCGACGTGACCCCCGGCAACGTCATGCTCACCTCGACCGGGGTGAAGGTCGTCGACTTCGGCATCTCGGCGCTGGTGGGGGAGAGCGAGAAGGGCCCGGACGGGGCGCTGCTCGGCACGCCCGCCTACCTGGCGCCGGAGCGGCTGGACAACGGCCACGTCTCCCCGGCCACCGACGTCTACGCGGTCGGCCTGCTGCTCTACCGGATGCTCACCGGCCGGCTGCCCTGGCAGGCCAGCACCACCACGCAGATGCTCCGCGCCCACATGTACAACGAGCCGGACCCGATGCCGCCCGTGGTGGGACTTCCCGACGAGGTCGCCGAGCTGGTCCGGCGCTGCCTGGCGAAGCGTCCGGAGGACCGCCCGGCCACGTCCGAGGTGGCCCGTACGCTCGCCGAGGCCGCCGGGATCGCGGCGATCGTGCCGGTCTCCCCGGCGCTCGGCCAGTTCGACCCGACGCTCATGGAGAACGCGGGCACCACCATCCTGCCGTGGTCGGCGGCGACCGACGCGCTGCCCTTCTCGGCGATCCGCACGAAGACCCGCCGGGCCGCGGCCCGCCGGCGCAAGGTGGAGGCCGGGGTGGCCGCGGCCGGCCTGATCGCGGTGACCGCCGCGCTGTGGGGGGTCACCTCGAAGAGCCCGGCCAGCGGCGGGGTGGAGCCGACCGAGGCCCGGATGGGCCTGCCCGAGCCGGCCCCCTGCGCGGTCGACTACGTGCTGCGCCGCGACTCCGGCAAGGACTTCACCGCGGACCTGACCCTCACCAACACGGGTAGCCGCGAGCTGCGGGACTGGACCATGAGCTTCACCTTCCCGGGCAGGCAGACGGTCGGCGCGGCCCAGCCCGCGGTACGCCAGCAGGGCAAGACCGTGCTGGTGCAGGCCCCGGCAACCGACGCCGCGCTGGCGCCGGGCGCCTCGAAGAAGGTCTCGCTGACGGGCAGCTACACCGGGGGCAACCCACTGCCGGTGGAGTTCAAGGTCGGCGAAAGCACCTGCGGCGTGCAGGTGTCCGGCGTCGCCGGGTCCGCGCCGAGCACGGCGCCGCCGCCCACCAGGGCGCCGGCGGCCAAGGCACCGGCGAAGGCGCCGGCGGCCAAGGCACCGGCGAAGGCGCCCGCGAAGTCCGCCGCGAAGGGCAAGCCCGGCAAGGGCAAGGAGGACGGCAAGGGAAAAGGCAGGTAGACCGGCCGAAGGGGGGCGGGCACGGCGGCAAGGCCAAGAAGAAGTGACGGTCAGGTCAGCCCGGCGAACTGCTGCACCCGATCGATCGGGCCCTCCACGATGAGGACGCTCTCCGGTTCGAGGACGGTGTCCGGGTCCGCGTAGCGGAACGGCTCGCCGGCGGGTTTCGCGCCGACCACCATCACCCCGTACCGGTCGATCGGGGTCAGCTCGCGCAGCGACCGGCCGACCAGCGACGGGGGCACCCGAACCTTGGCGATCGCGAAGTTGTGGCCGAACTCCATGAAGTCGAGCATCCGGCTGACGATGAGGTGCGCCACCCGGTCCCCGGTCTCCGCTTCGGGAAAGATGACGTGGTGCACGCCCACCGAGTGCAGGATCTTCGCGTGCTTCTCCGAGGTGGCCCGCGCCCAGATCTGCGGAATGGCCAGCTCGGTCAGGGCCAGCACGGTGAGCACGCTCGCCTCGACCGACGCGCCGATGGCGACCACCACCCGGCGGAAGTCCGCGACCCCCAGTTGGCGCAGCACGTTCTCCTCGGTGGTGTCCGCCTGCACCACCCGGTCGAGCCGGGACGCCCAGCGCTGCACCCGGTCCTGCTGGTGGTCGATGGCGAGTACGTCGTGGTCGAGTTGCAGCAGCGAGCCGGCCAGTCGGGAGCCGAAGCGGCCCAGGCCGATCACCACGACGCTGCTGTCGTCCGTCTTCCTAGCCGACAACGGGTTGCTCCTCCGGGTAGCGGTACAGGTGTCGCCGGGTGTTCAACGCGATCGCCGACCCGAGGGTGAGCGGGCCGACCCGGCCGATGAACATGAGCACGATGAGCACGTACTTGCCGGGCTGCGACAGCTCCGGGGCGAGGCCGGTGGAGAGACCCGTGGTGCTGAACGCCGAGGTCACCTCGAACAGCGCCGCGAAGTTGCGCAGGTTGTCGGTGAACACGATCAGCAGGATCGTGCCGAGGACCACCAGCGCCACGCTGAGCAGCGACACGGTGAGCGCCTGGCGTTGGCTGGCCGTGGCCACCCGCCGCCCGCCCACCGCCACGTCCGGCTCGCCGCGCAGCTCGGCCCAGATCACGAAGGCGAGCAGGAAGAACGTCGAGACCTTGATGCCGCCCGCGGTGCTGGCGCTGCCGCCGCCGATGAACATGAGCACGATCAGCAGCGGGTAGCTCTCCTCGGCGAGCCGGTCGGTGTTGATCACGTCGAAACCGCCGGTGCGGCTCAGCGCGATCTGGGCGAACGACGCCAGCGCCTTGCCCGGCGCGTCGTAGGTGCCGATGGTGGCCGGGTTGGTCCACTCGGCGAGCAGCAGGTACAGGAAGCCCGACCCGATCAGCACGACGGTGCCCCAGATGGTCAGCTTGGTGGCGACCGCCCAGCGGCGCGGCCGCCGCCAGAGCCGGGCGGCCTCGAACAGCGCCGGGAAGCCGAGGCCGCCGACGATCGCGCCGAGACTCAGCGGAAGCGCGACCCACGGGTCGCGGGAGAAGGCGACCAGGCCGTCGGAGTAGAGGGTGAAGCCGCCGTTGTTGAACGCCTGGACGGCGTGGAAGCTGGCGTACCAGAGCGCCCGGCCCGGGGAATAGTCGTAGACCAGCCAGAGCCGTCCGGTGATCACCACCGTCATCAGAGCCTCGGTGACGAGGACCGTGGCGACGATCCGGACCAGAAGCCAGCTCACGTCGCCGAGGCGGAACTCGGCGGTCTCGGCCTGCACGAGCAGCCGGTTGCGCAGGCCGAGCTGCCGGGAGACCACCAGGATCACCAGCGCCGCGACGGTCAGGATGCCCAGGCCGCCGAGCTGGGTGAGCACCGTGATCATGACCAGGCCGAAGTGGTTCCAGTAGTTCGGCGTGTCGTTGACGGCGAGGCCGGTGACCGAGACCGCCGAGGTCGAGGTGAACAGCGCCGTGACGAACGGGGTGTAGCGGCTCTCGCTGGTGGCCCAGGGCAGCATCAGCAGGCCGGCGCCGAGCAGGATCACCGCCAGGAACCCGAACGGCACCAGCCGTACGGGGTTCCGGAACAGGCGACGCACCAGGTCATCTTCCGTCCGGAGATTCACCGGAAGGTCAGGAACCGACCAACTGGACTCTGACCGGGTCCGCGCCGGGGCGGCTCGGGGCCCCGGGGCGGCGCCTGCCTGAGGCGGGGTGCCCGGCTGGCTGCTGGCGGACGGGCGACGGTGGTCAGCGCTGAGCACGGCCTCGTGCCGGAGCACCAGCTCGTCGCGACGACGGCCCGGGATGTTCGTGTGGGCCGCTACGAACATGATGACGTGGATGGATCGGATGTCTCGGTGACACGTGACTCTGACCGTGTCGTCGTGGGTGCCTCGATAGCGGCTCGTGAGTTACTGCCCGGGTCGCTCGTCCACGTAGATGCCGCGTCCCGGCTGGCCGGTGATCAGCCACGTCAGCTCCAACAGGTCGCGAGTGCCCTGCCGTCCGTCCTCGGTGAGAATCCGGGACCTTTCCATCGTCCGGGCGATTCATGTCCGCTATGCGTAACATGCCCTATTAATGGTCGTTTCGTCCCGTGTCAAGGATCCACGATACGGGGGACGTACATGAGAATGACCTCTGCGCCGAACAGGCGAGCGAGCATCGGAGTGCGGTTGGCCGCCTTCGGGTTGCTGACCGGCGCCCTGGTGCTCGGCGGCACGCCGGCCCTGGCCGCCCAGACGATCAGCATCGATCCGTTGGACGTACCGAAGAGGGCGGCGGACGCGTCCCAGTTCTGCTATCCGGGCGGCGGGCCCTTCCCGAACGAAGAGACGTGGGTGTTCGACCTGTCCGGCGACCCGCAGACCAGCGGCGTCTTCCAGTCGCTGTCGACGACGTTCAGGACGTCCGGCGGCACCGTGACGCGGCCGATCCCCGGCACGCCGAACAGTGAGATCGTCGACTTCGAGGGCGTGAGCCGAGCCTTCATCCGGCTGCCGGCCGGCTGGACGCTCACCGGCGCCACCGCGGTGATCTCGGGGACGGCGGAGAAATTCGTCCTCGCCCACACCTGCGCCGCCTCCGGGGCCCCGGGGAATCCAGGAGATCCAGGTGACCCCGGGGATCCGGGGGACCCCGGCGACCCCGGCGACCCGGGCGACCCCGGCGACCCGGGCGACCCGGGATACCCCGGGGATCCGGGCGACCCGGGGTATCCCGGGAACCCGGGACACCCCGGCGATCCCGGATACCCGGGAGGTCAGCAGCAGGTCAGCCTGTCGATCGACAAGAAGGCCCGGGTCGAGTCGGACTGCCGCGAGCGGTGTGAGAACGACGGCTTCGCGGCCGAGGGCGACAAGATCTTCTACACCTACCGGGTCGCCAACACCGGAACCGTGAGAATCACCGACGTCTCGGTCGACGACCCGACCGCCGGGTACGTGACCTGCAACAACACCAGCCTCGCCCCGGGCACCAGCACGGACTGCCACGCCGTCCATCCCCACGAGGTCGACTGGCGTGACGTCAAGGAGGGCAAGGTGGTGAACACCGCCCGGGCCAGCGGTCGGTACCGCTACCGGACCGTGGTCTCCGACCCGGTCACCGTCACTATCTGCATCCGGGACGGCAAGTACGACCACCGCAAGGACGACAAGGACTGGCAGGGCGGCAAGGACGGGGAAGACTGGCAGAAGGGCAAGGACGGCAAACTGCCGGTGACCGGCACGAGTTCCGTCCAGACGGCCTCGCTGGGTGGCGGCCTGCTGGCCGCCGGCGGTCTCCTGGTCGGCCTGAGCCGGCTGCGGCGGAGGATGCGCGTCACCGCCTGACCCGTACCTCCGAAGCGCTCCGGGCACCGCACGCGGTGTCCGGAGCGTTCCGTGTTTCGGGCGGCTTCGATGGCGGGGCGCGACACAGTGGCGTCCCGCGCGGTGGTGGCGGCGGCCACCGGGACCGGAGGAGTGATCCGCCGGCCCGGGGTGCTTGTAACGGCCGGCCACCCCACCTGCGTTACTTGTGTGTTTCGGCCACATAGCCCGTGCGTGACGTCACTTCTAGCGTGAGCCGACAACTGACACTTCCCCCTGTCCCCACCTGGAGTCGCAATGACGATCCGGCACACGCGACGGGTGTTCCTTTCCGCCGCCACGGTGATGGCGGCCGCGCTCGCGGCCACGGCCTGTGGCAGCCCGCAGGACACCGCCTCCGGCGGCGGCGACGCCGCACCGGTCAAGGTCGGCCTGGTGTATTCCCAGTCCGGGCCGCTGGCCAGCTACGGCAAGCAGTACATCGAGGGCTTCAAGGCCGGCCTCGACTTCGCCACGAAGGGCACCGGCAAGGTCGGCGACCGGAAGGTCGAGCTGACCGAGGTCGACGACGCGGGCGACCCAGCCAAGGCGGTCTCCGCGGCCAAGGACCTCATCGGCAAGGGCACGAAGATCATCGCCGGGTCCACCTCGTCCGGCGTGGCCCTCCAGGTCGCCCCGATCGCGGCGCAGAACAAGGTGCTGTTCATCTCCGGACCGGCCGCCACCGACGCGGTGACCGGCGCGAACAAGTACACCTTCCGCTCGGGCCGGCAGTCGTACCAGGACGTGGTGACCGCCAAGTCGTTCATCGGCGACGCCGCCGGCAAGAAGGTGGTCGTCTTCGCCCAGGACGGCGCCTTCGGTGACGCCAACGAGGCCGCCGTCAAGGCCGTCATCGGCGGTGCCGGCGCGACCGTGAGCAGCGTGCGGGCCCCGGCCAGCGCGACCGAGTTCACCCCGTTCGCCAGCCAGATCAAGGCCGCCAAGCCGGACCTGCTCTTCGTCGCCTGGGCCGGCACCACCGCCCCGGCCATGTGGCAGACCCTCGACCAGCAGGGCGTGCTCTCCTCCACCACGGTCGTCACCGGCCTGGACATCCGCGCCTCCTGGCCCACCTTCGGGGCGGCCGGCAGCAAGATCTCCTTCCTGTCGCACTACTTCGACGGGGCCAGCGACACCGAGGCCGCCAAGGCCGCCAAGGCGAAGATCCCCGGCGGCACGCTCGACCTGTTCCACCCGGACGGCTTCGCGGCCGCCCAGATGGTCGTCCGCGCCGTGCAGGAGGGTGGCGACGACGTGGACAAGATGGTCAAGGCGCTGGAGGGCTGGCAGTTCGACGGCGTCAAGGGCAAGATGACCATTCGCGCCGAGGACCACGCGCTGCTCCAGCCGATGTACCAGGCGAAGCTCTCCGGCAGCGGCACCGCCTTCACGGCGTCCGCGCAGAAGACCCTGACCGGTGACGAGAGCGCGCCGCCGGTCGCGCAGATGAAGGGCTGACCCAGTGCTCGCCACCCGCGGTCTGACCTGGCGGATCGGTGAGGTCGCCATCGTCGACTCCGTCTACCTCGACCTCGCACCGGGGGAGTTCCTCGGCGTGATCGGGCCGAACGGCGCCGGCAAGACCTCCCTGTTCAACCTGATCACCGGCCTGCGCCGGCCCACCGAGGGGCGGATCCTGCTGGACGGGGCGGACGTCACCGAACTCCCCCCGCACCGGCGGGCCCGCCTCGGTCTGGGGCGTACCTTCCAGGCGTCCTCGGTCTTCGGGTCGCTGACGGTGCGGGAGAACGTCCGGCTCGCCGTACAGGCGCACCGGGGTGGCTCGATGAAGCTGTGGCGGCGGGCGGCGGCCGACCGGGAGGTGGCCGCCGCCGCCGACGCGGCGCTCGACCGGGTGGGCCTGGCCCACCGGGGTACGGCGCTGGCCGGCACCCTGGCCCACGGCGAGAAGCGCAAGCTGGAGATCGCCCTGCTGCTCGCCGGTGAGCCCCGGGTGATGCTGCTGGACGAGCCGATGGCCGGGGTGAGCGCCGAGGACGTGCCCGAGCTGGTCCGCGTGATCAAGTCGCTGACCGGCGACAGCGGCCGGTCGGTGCTCATGGTGGAGCACCACATGGACGTGATCCTGGAGCTGGCCGACCGGATCGCCGTGATGCACCACGGCGCGCTGCTGGCCTGCGACACCCCGGACACGGTGATGGCGAACGCCACCGTGCAGGAGGCGTACCTGGGGGAGTCGCTGTGAGCGCGAGGAGTGAGCCGGGTCTGCGAGCCCCGCAGTCGCGAACGGAGGCAGCGCTGTGACCGAACCGGTCCTGAGCGTCGAGAACCTGTCGGTGCGGATCGCCGGGCTGCACATCCTCCAGGGCGTGTCGTTCGAGGTCGCCCCGACCGGGGTGACCGTGCTGCTCGGCCGCAACGGCGTCGGCAAGACCACCACGCTGCGCGCGATCGTCGGGCTCACCCCGCGCAACGGGGAGGTGCGCGGCACCGTCCGGATGGGGGCGCAGAGCCTGCTGGCCCGCCCCACCCACCGGCTGGTCCGCGGCGGGCTCGGCTACGTGCCCGAGGACCGCTGCGTCTTCGCCGGACTCACCGTCACGGAGAACCTGCGGCTGGCCGAGCGGCGGGGCACCACCCCGGCGTACGACAAGGTCTACGCCCTGTTCCCCGAGCTGGACCGGCGCGGGCGGCAACGGGCCGGCTCGCTCTCCGGCGGGCAGCAGCAGATGCTCGCGATCGGCCGGGTCCTGCTCAACGACAACCGGCTGCTGCTGGTCGACGAGCCGACCAAGGGGTTGGCGCCGAAGGTGGTGACCGAGGTGGCCGAGGTGCTGGAACGGGTCGCGGAATCCGTGCCGGTGCTGCTGGTCGAGCAGAACCTGGCCGTGGTGCGGCGGCTGGCGCGCGACGCCGTGGTGCTCTCCGCCGGCAAGGTCGCCTGGACCGGCAACGCGCAGGACCTGCTGCTGGAGACCGCGCTGACCAGGTCGCTGCTGGGCGTGGGCGCGGAGGTGAAGGCGTGAGCACGGTGATCCTGTTGACGCTGACCGGGCTGGGCCTGGCGGCGCTCTACTTCCTGGTCGCCTCCGGCCTCTCCCTGGTCTTCGGCCTGGCCGACGTGCTCAACTTCGCGCACGGCCTCTTCCTGGGCGTCGGGGCGTACGCGACGTGGTGGGCGGCGGGCAACCTGCCCGGGGCCGGCGCGGACGGCCTCGGGTTCCTGGTGGCCGTCGCGTTCGGCGTGCTCGCCGGGTCGGCCGTGGCCGTGCTGGTCGAGCTGGTGCTGATCCGGCCGCTCTACTCCCGCACCATCGAGCAGGTGCTGGTCACCGTCGGCCTGTCGCTGGCCGGGGTGGCGCTGCTCCAGGCCACCTGGGGCGCCGACGCGCGGCCGTTCCCGCGCCCCGGCTGGACCCGGGACGTGACCTCGGTGCTGGGCGCCCAGGTGCCGAACGCCGGGCTCCTGCTGATCGTCGCCGCCGCGGTGGTGCTCGGCGCGCTGCTCGCGTTCCTGCGGTTCACCCGGTACGGCCTGATCATCCGGGCCGGTGTGGAGAACCGGGAGATGGTGACCGCGCTCGGCATCGACGTGCGCAAGGCGTTCACCCTGGTCTTCGCGATCGGCGGGGCGGCCGCCGCGCTGGCCGGCGCGCTCGGCTCGGTCTACTTCGGCACCGTCTCGCCCGGGCAGGGCGGCTCACTGCTGATCTTCGCGTTCATCGTGGTGGTGATCGGCGGCATGGGCTCGGTGGTCGGGTCCGCGTACGCGGCGGTCGCGGTGGGGCTGCTGCAACAGTTCGTCAACTACTACGGCACGTCCGGGCTGGGTGACCTCTGCGTGGTCGGCCTGCTCGCCGTGGTGCTGCTGCTGCGTCCGCAGGGCCTGGCCGGAAAGGTGGCTCACGCATGACCGAGGTCAAGAGCGCCGAGGTGGCGGCGCCGCCCGCCGCAGTGCCCGACGAGCTGACCCCCGGCCACGCCCGCTGGCACGGCCTGCGCCCGTACGCGCCGCTGGTCGCCCTCGTGGTGGCGGCGATCCTGCCGTACTCCACGGTGAACCTGCCGGGCATCTTCGAGGGGCCGCTGAACTCGCCGGGCACCCTGCAACTGCTCGCCATCTGCCTGGTCTTCGGCGGCCTGGCGGCCGGCTACGACCTGCTGTTCGGGCGGACCGGCATGCTCTCCTTCGGGCACGCCCTCTACTTCGCCGCCGGCGTCTACGGCACCGACGTGCTGGTGACCCGGGCCGGTCTGCCGCTCTGGCAGGCCGCGCTGCTGACCGTCACCGGCGGGACGATCCTCGCCGCGCTGCTCGGCGCGGTCGCCCTGCGCACGGTCGGCATCGCGTTCGCCATGGTGACGCTCGCCTTCGCGCAGGTCGGGGCGATCCTGGTGGCCCGGGACTTCGGCGGGCTCACCGGCGGCGAGGAGGGGTTGCCGCTGGACGTCTCCGGGCTGCCGGCCGCCCTGGTCGGGGTCACCAACACGGTGAACCTGTACTGGCTGGCGCTGGCGTACCTGGCTCTGGTGGTCCTCGTCGTGCACCGGGTGAGCGGATCGCCGACCGGGCGGGTGCTGGCCGGCCTGCGCGACGACGAGCGGCGGATCGGGGTGCTCGGGCTCGACCCGTACCGGTTCAAGCTGGTCGCGTTCACCCTGGCCAGCGGCCTGGCGACGGCCGGCGGGGTGGTCTACTGCCTGATCGTCGGCGGCGCCAGCCCGCACGTCACCTCGTCGGAGCTGACCCTGTCCCTGCTGGTCATGGTGGTGCTCGGCGGTCCCGGCACCCGCTGGGGCCCGGTGCTCGGCGGCATCCTCTACATGTACCTGGACCACCGCCTCACCGCCTTCGGCACCAGCGACGCGGTCAACAGCCTCCCGGCGTTCCTCAGCCACCCGCTGAGCCAGCCGCTGTTCGTCCTGGGCACGGTGTTCATCCTGGCGGTGTACTTCTTCCCCGGCGGCCTGGCCAGCCTCCGCACCCGCCTGCAACCCGTCCTGACGTCGCTCCGCCGCCGCTGACCCCCGCCCCTCTCCCCGTTGATCAAGGAGTTCGCGTCACGATCCCGCCGTAGGATGACGCAAACTTCTTGATCAACGGGGAGGGGTCATGGGGGAGAGCAGGCTGGCCGTCGTCAGTGGGGGTGGGACCGGGATCGGGGCCGCCGTCGCCCGGGGGCTCGTTCTCGACGGGTACGACGTGATGATCGTCGGGCGGCGGCTCGATGTGCTGCTCGGTGCCGCCGAACGGATCTCGGAGGAGTCCGGGCGGGCGGGTGCCGTTACCGCGGTGGCCGCTGATCTGACCGATCCGGCGCAGGTTTCGGCGGTCGTCGAGGCCGTCGGGGAGCGGACCGTCGACGCGCTGGTCAACAACGCCGGGGGCTATCTCGGCGGGGCGACCGGGACGCTCGACGAGGTGGCGGGCTGGTGGCGGGCCAACCTGGACGCCAACGTGCTCACGGCGGTGCTCCTCACCGAAGCGCTGCTGCCCGCCCTGCGCCGGCCCGGCGGCCGGGTGGTGCTGCTCAGTTCCATCGCCGCCCAGCGGGGCGGTGGCGGGCCGTACTCGGCGGCGAAGGCCGCCCTGCACGGCTGGGCGTACGACCTGGCCGCGCAGCTCGGTCCGGAACAGATCACGGTCAACGTGGTCAGCCCCGGGTACGTGGCCGAGACCGAGTTCTTCGGCGACCGGATGACCCCGGAGGGGCACGCCAAGCGGGTGGCCGCCACCCTGGTCGGCCGGGCCGGCGTGCCGGACGACATCGCGGCGGCCGTCCGCTACCTGGTCGGCCCGTCCGCCGGCTACGTCACCGGGCAGGTGCTCGGCGTCAACGGCGGCTCCGTCCTCGGCCGCTGAGCCCGCACAGACGCGGAAGGGCGGCGGCCCCCCGTGCGGCCGCCGCCCCCTTTCCGCGTCGCGGGTCAGCCTTCCAGCACCTCGTACGCCGAGGCGGGCGCCTTCTGCACCTCGTCACCGGCGGGCGCGGTGAGCTTCGGTGCCTTGCCGAAGTCGTAGTAGCGGGTGACCAGCTTCATGGCCTTCTGCTTGCCGGCGGCCGGGATGTCCAGCGTGAGCGAGGCGAGGTTGCCGTCCGGGCCGACCACGGCGGTGAACGGCACCTTCTTCGCCGCCTCACCCAGGGCCACCACGTCCACCCCGTCGAACGCGCTCTGCACGTCGGCGTTGGCGGTCAGGTCGGCAGCGCCGGTGTACGTCCCGTTGCCCTTGTCCGTCACCGTGTCCGCCGTCCGGATGATCGCGGCGGTGTTCGCCGGGTCGGCGTTCTGGTAGACCGGCGCCTCCGTCTCGTCGTCGAGCTTGGTCCGGTCCAGCGCCATCCAGCGCTTCGGCAGCTTCAGCATGTCGTGCAGGCCGGGGATGCCCGTCAGCTTCACCCGCATCCACAGGTCCTCGTCGATCACCCGGAACGTCATGGCCATGGTGAACTCCGGATCGTCGCTCTTCTCCGTCATCCCCAGATCCATGGCGTGGGCGGCCGGGTCCACCACACCGACGACCTTGTCCGTGCCGTCAAGGGTGGAGAACCGGAAGGCCGGGTCCTTCTCGTCCGGCACGGCGGCCAGCAGCGCGGCCTTCGGGTCGGCCGACGGGGACGGGGCCGGGTCGGATCCGGTGCTCGCGCCGGTGCCGCACCCCGCGGCCAGTGCGGTGGTGGCCAGCACGGCGGTCGCGAGGGCCGCGACCCGCCGGAAGGTGGCGGCGGTGCCGGTACGCTGCGTCATCTCGTTTGACTCACTTTCCCAGGTGGCTGTTGCCCCTGGATCAGACCGGCCGTCACGGCCGTCCCGCTGCGGTTATGCTGCC is part of the Micromonospora halotolerans genome and encodes:
- a CDS encoding ABC transporter ATP-binding protein codes for the protein MLATRGLTWRIGEVAIVDSVYLDLAPGEFLGVIGPNGAGKTSLFNLITGLRRPTEGRILLDGADVTELPPHRRARLGLGRTFQASSVFGSLTVRENVRLAVQAHRGGSMKLWRRAAADREVAAAADAALDRVGLAHRGTALAGTLAHGEKRKLEIALLLAGEPRVMLLDEPMAGVSAEDVPELVRVIKSLTGDSGRSVLMVEHHMDVILELADRIAVMHHGALLACDTPDTVMANATVQEAYLGESL
- a CDS encoding ABC transporter ATP-binding protein, translating into MTEPVLSVENLSVRIAGLHILQGVSFEVAPTGVTVLLGRNGVGKTTTLRAIVGLTPRNGEVRGTVRMGAQSLLARPTHRLVRGGLGYVPEDRCVFAGLTVTENLRLAERRGTTPAYDKVYALFPELDRRGRQRAGSLSGGQQQMLAIGRVLLNDNRLLLVDEPTKGLAPKVVTEVAEVLERVAESVPVLLVEQNLAVVRRLARDAVVLSAGKVAWTGNAQDLLLETALTRSLLGVGAEVKA
- a CDS encoding branched-chain amino acid ABC transporter permease, which gives rise to MSTVILLTLTGLGLAALYFLVASGLSLVFGLADVLNFAHGLFLGVGAYATWWAAGNLPGAGADGLGFLVAVAFGVLAGSAVAVLVELVLIRPLYSRTIEQVLVTVGLSLAGVALLQATWGADARPFPRPGWTRDVTSVLGAQVPNAGLLLIVAAAVVLGALLAFLRFTRYGLIIRAGVENREMVTALGIDVRKAFTLVFAIGGAAAALAGALGSVYFGTVSPGQGGSLLIFAFIVVVIGGMGSVVGSAYAAVAVGLLQQFVNYYGTSGLGDLCVVGLLAVVLLLRPQGLAGKVAHA
- a CDS encoding branched-chain amino acid ABC transporter permease, whose amino-acid sequence is MTEVKSAEVAAPPAAVPDELTPGHARWHGLRPYAPLVALVVAAILPYSTVNLPGIFEGPLNSPGTLQLLAICLVFGGLAAGYDLLFGRTGMLSFGHALYFAAGVYGTDVLVTRAGLPLWQAALLTVTGGTILAALLGAVALRTVGIAFAMVTLAFAQVGAILVARDFGGLTGGEEGLPLDVSGLPAALVGVTNTVNLYWLALAYLALVVLVVHRVSGSPTGRVLAGLRDDERRIGVLGLDPYRFKLVAFTLASGLATAGGVVYCLIVGGASPHVTSSELTLSLLVMVVLGGPGTRWGPVLGGILYMYLDHRLTAFGTSDAVNSLPAFLSHPLSQPLFVLGTVFILAVYFFPGGLASLRTRLQPVLTSLRRR
- a CDS encoding SDR family NAD(P)-dependent oxidoreductase — protein: MGESRLAVVSGGGTGIGAAVARGLVLDGYDVMIVGRRLDVLLGAAERISEESGRAGAVTAVAADLTDPAQVSAVVEAVGERTVDALVNNAGGYLGGATGTLDEVAGWWRANLDANVLTAVLLTEALLPALRRPGGRVVLLSSIAAQRGGGGPYSAAKAALHGWAYDLAAQLGPEQITVNVVSPGYVAETEFFGDRMTPEGHAKRVAATLVGRAGVPDDIAAAVRYLVGPSAGYVTGQVLGVNGGSVLGR